In the genome of Populus nigra chromosome 19, ddPopNigr1.1, whole genome shotgun sequence, the window TTTCAACTTTCTCCGGTGACTTTGAACAAGGAGAAGGGGACCAAAATACCCTCATAGCCCACAAAGTCTTATTACCTGAAAACTTTATCCTCCTTTCAAGCCGAAGAAACGCATGAAACAAGAACCTTCAAAAACCAAAGCCTCATTTAATGATGTttctctgttattttttttttggggtgaGACACACAAATAACAGCTTCACCACCTAAAAtcatcaaacaaagaaagaaaaaaacaaacttccCTTTTTAATACTTATTCTTCGTTTCTACATTTGTTATAAAGAGGGATTTTTGCTTGATGGGTGTTTTGACAAATCTAAGAGGATCAAGAGCTGCAACAGCATCACAAGAAGGGTTGCCTGTATCAGATGGGTCACCATCAAATTCTACTCAAGTTTCAATCTTTAAAATGAAGTGGTCAAATTTTTTGCCAATTTTTGTTGCTCTTGTGGTGATAGCAGAGATCGCCTTTCTGGGTCGTCTTGATATGGGTAAAAATGCCGATTTAGTTGATTCTTGGGCTGATAGTTTTTTCTACAGGTCAACTATATCTGCTGATATGGTGGAAAGTGATGATTTTGGATTGGAAACAGTGAATATGGATAATAGTAATGGAACTTCGGAGTCAGATAGCTGTGAGGAGTGGTTAGAAAAGGAGGATGCTGTGGTTTATTCAAGAGATTTTAATAAAGATCCCGTTTTGGTCGCTGGAGCGGAAAAGGTTTGTTGGATTTGAACTTTCCTTTTTCAAGATTTAtgggatatgattttttattattgttgttcttttttGCTACTTGGTGAATTTTGtgattattcaatttttttatgaattttgagTGTGATATAGTTAAGAATTTACTAATTATGTTCAGGGGGCTAGTAGTGGTATATGTATAGAGCAATGAAGGTTAGGACTTGGACCATTTCCCGATGATTCCATGGAGGATTGGTTTTTAGAGGAGAACCCACAAATAATAGAGTTCTTATGTTTAAATGGTTTGTTTAAGACATGGggaattgaagaagatgattCGTGTGGTTGACTGTAATTAGCTGTTTTGAATTATGGTTTTGATTTAGTTTAGCTGAGTTAATTGATTATATATGAGATGGAAAACAAGCTGAAGAAACTTGACATTGAAGTAGCTCATGTACAGTTTCTTTCCCCTTTTCAGCTTTATTGATTTCAACAACTCAATTGTCATAGGTtctaaaaattaaggttttttttttttttgtcattatgtGGTTCAGTGGTTTTGTAACTTGGATCTATGCATTTTTATTTAGGAGTGGAACACATGTGGGGTGGAATGTCAGTTTGGATTTAACCCCAGTAAGAAGCCAGATGCTGGATTTGGCTTGCCTCAACAAGGTGGAACAGCTAGTGTGTTAAGGTCGATGGAATCAGCTTCCTACTATGCAGAGAACAATATTGCCCACGCACGACGGTGGGTAAGCACTATCCAAATTGACTtgattgaattttgaaaaaacattttgctCTGAGCTATAAGAAACTCTAGTGAGTATAAATTATCGTGGCTGTGTTTGTAGTTCCTAAATGGCCTCTTGTAGTTCCTAAATTATGGCCTCTTCTTGTTGTTTGGATTTGAATAGTTCAAGTCTACCATTCAAATTTAGATGTGAAGCTCTCCAATTATGATTTGCAATAAACTCGGTCACTTGAAGCACAAGATATAGAGATGTTTGAATACCAAATGTTgagtcaattatttttaaacaactcCCTTAAATACAGAGAttgatttcaaaattttgaTCCATTAGGGACCAAAATGGTTTTCAGAATGCAATGAATGTTCAGAATTTGAGCTTTTCCTTTTTGCAGAGTTCTTTCTTCTCTTGATGATATATAGTGGGACTAGAGGGTACACAAAAAATTTCCAGAGATGTTTTTGGTGATGCTCAAATAGTTGGTTATGCAAGATATTCACTTTTTCTGCATCATTGGACATTGGTCCTACTTTGGCACGTGATGTTGAGATTCATGGTGTGGTGCATGTTAGTATTCTAGAAATGAATTGATAATATGTGAACACTTTCTACAATAGAGCATGCTATCTGCAATTTTTATGCTGAAGTTGAAAATAACTGCCTGCCATTCTTCTCAAGTGCATTTCTTTTGATATTCAATTACTCAGatctataatttcttttttcagatGATTAAACTGATGCTTTGGTTTTCTTATGAATTAGAAGGGGATATGATGTTGTAATGACAACGAGTCTCTCCTCAGATGTGCCAGTTGGATATTTTTCCTGGGCTGAGTATGATATCATGGCACCAGTGCAGCCAAAGACTGAGAAAGCACTTGCAGCTGCTTTCATTTCCAATTGTGGTGCTCGCAACTTCCGCTTGCAAGCACTTGATGGACTTGAAAGGTCGAACATCAACATAGATTCCTATGGTAACTGCCATCGGAACCATGACGGAAGAGGTGAGCATGCCAAAATCCTTTCAATATATGGTATTTTCCACAGGTTTTATGTTTTCCATTGAACTATTGAGATCACTGTCACATTCCCCTTGAGATGCCATTATGTTTCTATCACAACTTTTGCTTGGAAATAGTGGGATTTCCCAGTTTTTGCTCTTGAATTAGATTTTTGGCCTGTTTATTTGGCCATTGGAACTACAATTTTGTTCATATCCGATACACAACTTCGTTGTTTGTTGGTAATTTTATAGATTCATTTCATGATGCAATTGACTTTCATCTTTGGTAAGTCATGCATGATTCTTGTTTTAGATGACGTGTTtcctcttttaaattttcacgTGCCTCTTTCAAGTCAAATTAAGTCTGTTAAGTGATGGCTGCATTGTGATATGATACATGATCAGGTATATTCACGTATTTGTTTAGCTAAGCattatcatttattattgttgtaatATATGTTATGCAGTGGATAAAGTAAAGACTCTGAAGCGTTACAAATTTAGCTTGGCTTTTGAGAATTCCAATGAGGAGGATTATGTCACAGAAAAATTCTTCCAATCTCTTGTTGCTGGTATGTGAGCTTGCTCTCTCTCAATAAGTGTGGGTGTTACAACTGTTGTTGCCAAATACTATCATGTGTCTTTGCTTTTGAGTTTGCAAatgttttagaaattttttatcgGGATTTGTATAGTGATAATGGATActgaaaccaatttttttaggaACCATACCTGTGGTAGTTGGTGCTCCAAATATTCAAGATTTTGCTCCTGCACCTAACTCAATTTTACATATCAAGGAGCTAGAAGATGTTGATTCAATTGCGAAGACCATGAAATACCTTGGAGAAAATCCTGATGCCTACAATCAATCATTAAGGTACAACTTAATCTTATCCAGTACGATAATGATTTGTTAATTTTCAGTTGATATTGGGTGACTGGAATGTTTTCTAGAGATATTTCTTGTTATTTCCCCATAGTTCCTCATTGAGAGCTGTCCATCAATTAGGTGGAAATACGAGGGCCCATCTGATTCTTTCAAGGCACTGGTAGATATGGCAGCAGTACACTCATCATGCCGTCTTTGCATTCACCTTGCTACTATGATTCGGGAGAAAGAGGAAAATAGCCCAGGGTTTAAGAGGCGTCCCTGCAGATGCACCAAAGACTTAGAGACCGTGTATCATTTATATgtaagagagagaggaagattTCAGATGGAGTCCATTTTCTTGAGGTAAGGTCATCAATCTGATGAGTATTGTTGTCTTTATTGCGTATCAGTTATCTATCCATGAACCTGTGTATGCAAGTTAAACAAAGGCACACAAATCCACATCACTAGTTGAGTCACCATTGCATCTGTCTTGTTTGAATTTGGGAATTGAAACCCAGTGAGAAGTGAAAGTGTGAttcatgtttgatttattttgtgtgTTCCCCCCCTTTCCCCCTCCTTTTTGGCCCCTTGCTTGGTTTAGCATATTTGTGGCAACATGGTCAATGATTTAATCTGGATGCAGAGGCCAGatattcaaattttccttctctttctgtttaatattttagaaaaattaactaGTCTGCATTTTATAAAACATTGACAAAACCATGTTATGCAGGTCTGGCAATCTAACTGTAAAGGCTCTAGAGGCTGCAGTGCTCAAGAAGTTTAAGTCTTTGAAGCATGTGCCCATCTGGAAGCAGGAAAGACCTGAAAGCATAAGGGGAGGAGACGATTTTAAAGTTTACAGAGTATACCCTGTAGGCATGACACAGAGGCAAGCTCTGTACTCTTACAAATTCAACACTGATAATGATTTCAAGAATCACTTGGAAGTCAACCCATGTGCAAAGTTTGAGGTGATATTTGTCTAGGACGATTTCTGAATTCTGACGACTACGATTGCTAATTTTGAGCTTCTTGTTAAAATGTGTGCAAGGAAGTCAAGGTGATTTGTTTGGAGGGTTGCTTCCATCCTTTTCCGTTGGCCTCCTTGTATCTGATGTTTTGCATGAGCAATGAAGTGCTATAGCTTGCTGGGAAGTTGGGTTATTTGGGGTAAACCCTTCACTGACCTTGGTGGTGCATGGTGAATCATTTGAGATATTCTTCTGGTTTGACATAGCCTTAACTCGATCTTGTCGAAGGTGTCTTTGGTGAGGCATAGCAATCTCAACTCCCAGAAATCTATTTGTAAACGCTGTTTTCGATAGTGTTCTTAGCAATGCACTTATATATCAAGAACATCCCCTTATACTTTTTCAAGATTCTCCATCTTATTGACAGTATCATCTCATTCTACCTCCACAAACCATCATTTTCAGGGTCGTGTCTAGTAATAGGTTCCAGGGAATAagtctaagattttttttttaaaaaaaaacacaaaactgtTACTCTACTGTGTGAGGGTGAAGATGACTTGAGTATTGTTTGAAATTGCGAGcgtggtattttttaaaatattttaattaaaaaaacaaacacattttaattaatgttacgAATCTGGCTGATGTCGAAAAGAATATTCTTAGGAATCCACTTGAAAAGCCTAGGTCCTAGAGAAGTTCCCGTGATGATTTGGTAGAGGACTTTTTCGGGGATTTAAGAGAATATTATTAGATATCGGAATTAGAATTTGACTGGgatcagattatttttttataaccttataaaaaaaatataaaaatgctaGGAATCCAAAAGTTCAATATATaatggataaataatttttaaaatattgaggtgttgatatattgaattaaattaaaaaaaaatattgaggtgttgatatattaaattaaatttaaaaaaaaatactaacttATTGGATTAATTAAGACTATTCATGTTTACCCCCTTATATTCTCATTTTGAAGTATGAGCACGGGACaacactataaaatttaaattgaaataaattataaaccttaatttaaattaaacaaatattaaaggcttgaaatggtaaaaatatttaataaaaaaatccaaacaaggTGCTCAAGCATATCTAGAACGGTGGCTCGCATTACAATGTGACTtggaccaatttttttaaataaaaaagttaaaacttaaataattgACTTAACTAGATCTATTAAGccaaattgatttaataatataattaaaaaaaaataacaatgaataataacaaaaaatccaagataacttatgttatttttaaaattaatgaaaaatcatatagaaacaaacaaaaaaaaaagcacaatatCCAAATAagttaaatgttgaaagataagtccaaaaaaacatgatcttaaaaaaagaaggaaaaaaacaaacaaacgtTCTTTTACATCATGTTGCGTCGCgagctaaatatttttttaaccttaaaataaatagaaatgatgACATACTAAacgatatatttttaaaaataaataatgagcagttaatttaattaaaaaaatctttttaaaaaatctaaatccaaaaaataaaaaaaataaaaaaagactcaaGATAACctaagtaatttttaaaagcaatGAGAAATCCtatataaagaattaaaaaaatataaagctcaatatccaatttaataaaataccaagtgatgaaactaaaaaaatatgagttttaaaaagaaaaaaaacaactaatgaACTTGAACAATTCTCTTAAACctaggttaatttttcaaattcacaATCCGTTAAATTCTAGACctgaaatcaatcaaaaaactcaatttaatattgaatggtgaaattaaaaaaaacaatcttaaataCTTgccaaggttaaaaaaataacaatcaagataatagggattaaattgtaatttttttaataaatcataaaataaaataaatagctatcaaaaagaaaaattcaattctataaattaattcaaaatttaaaaaattaattaaaagaacaaggaccggatcataagaaaaacaaaaattaaagggcgGTTGTGAAATGTTGTAAGGGAAAGcacaaaaaacaatgaaaaaaaagagaagaaattcaATCATTATCAAACTACTTGTAATTAACCGTTGCGAATTAAAACACATTAAGAAAACCATTTTTTCATTTCTGTGAGTCGCTACACACACCACTCAAAGACGAAAAGGAGACTCACTTGTTGGCGTGTTCCATGAAcacaaaattaactttttattaattaaattatcaaatcacTCTTATGACCACATGaatattggaaaaataaaaaatgtgaaatCTCAAACATGCCTCCAAAGTAAAgcctaagaattttttttactgcaagGGCATTAGAGTAGTTATACCATGCATAGTTagtaaaaattcatataaacacCTTGGaacaaagtttttattttaagagtaaCCAAGTAATTGCATcgctgtaaaaaaaattaaaaaaatcaagatatctCAGAACGAATCTAAAATGACAATTGAACCTAGCAAAAAGACAATTTTGCCTTTGAAAGACAgtcttaagaatttttttaaaaatacaaaaatgcaaattcacTATTACAATCTACATAAATCAAGGCATTTACACAATAATTTTCCCACATCAAACAGGTTTTGTTAATAGTTATGACTAGTCTATGACCTGCACTATGCGGcagactggaaaaaaaaatcctagcactaaaaaaaaacataaaaagaccacaaaacatgtttttaaaaaagtaataagacatcaccaaaataaattattttgaaaataaaatattaatgatttcGAAAAGTAATCAGTCAATCACAGAAGAAGACATCACCAAAATACTCGTAGGAGTCCATCTCCTCCCCTAGATACTTCATCAGCGCACGCCAAAAGGAAGAAACAGCATAGAGGAAGTGATTGAACCCAGAGTGAGCTGCTAATGACACACTGCAAGCTAAATAACACGCGAAAAGAACAGCTAGAATTCAAAACCCAGGCCGAGATTAATAATATTACAATCCACAGTACAACAATGATTTAAATGCagggaaaaaactaaaagtgaTGGTCCAGTTTTATCAGCCCATCAGACCATATGAGCCTAGGTGACAACAGCCTGTTATCCTTCCACTGCCAGGAGCGGGAGGTTGTCGCTGCTCTGTGAAACCAGCCTCACGCATTGCCCCCCACTTTAGGAGACAAGCAACCCAAGCCTTCGCTGCGGTCACATGGCTCAGCTCTTGGCTTGGAACGGGCAGGCCAGAAATTCATCACGCTAGACCCAGCCATCTGGACAAGATCAACGTTCCATCACCTTAATGCCTCCACTCGGATCACAAGCCCACGCTACCGGGCTCGGCGATTTTCCTTGTTTGGCGTGTCCACTATAACGAAGTAGACAAAGTAAGTTTTAGTCGATGTGGGATTGTGCTCCTCCCTACTACTTGTGCAGCTTGAAACTTGGTGACTAAACAAGTcgtctttttctttgttgttcttgttttattttccatagaCATGGACACTTCTTCTCTCAGATTGCAGATCGCTTTGTCATTTGAATGGATATGTGTATACATAGCAGGATACATCCAGATCTTGTTCAAATTTACACCCCGAGTAAGAGAAGTTGAGATGCTTGAAAATTTTTTCAATGAATTCATTAAAAACCAAGAAAGTGAAAGGTAAGACTGAACTCGGCAGCAATTAGTGTAATGCAAATCAAAATGAATGCTTCCCGTTTGGTAAACAAGTTAATTAGCatgtcattttattaaataaggAATAAAGTCCAGATCTCTAGATGCGAAGGTGTCGGTGGAGCTCAGGCACATGATTGGTTGGCTGTTGTGTTTGCATTGATCATGAGTGTTATGCAAATGCTAGCATCTTGTATAGTTGAATTAGGCAGCCGAAGACATAAATTCAAAACCAGTTCtttatgttgttttccttgcacTTCTGAGTAACTCATTAGTTTCCAAGAGCTTATTGGTGGCATTTAATATTGTGGCTGTTAAGCCACCGGAGTAACAGTGCTTTAGCACTACCTGTTGGAGCAAGCTCCAACTAGTGGTACTTTTACTACTAATACGGTGGCTTACATGCAGATCAAATGATAAGTTTTCAGTATTGTTGGGCTAGGTCGCTAGATATTGAGGGTTGACAATTGGACGGATGCTTTTCAGACACAGCAGCAGCCAGTTCTAAAATATCCAGTCAAGAGGAAATACATGGCCCTAGCAGGCGCGCGCGACTAGatccttaatttgttttttgtttgcaactgtcccaagaaaaaaccaacaaCTCTAACAAATATCCACACTTCACTAGTAACTATCTACCATCATCATGTCATCGCTTTCAGTTCGTTTTCTTACACCACCTTTGTCACACGCAACTCCAAGCTCCTCTGCAAGACAAAGACTTTTCGCTGGACCCCCCACAGTGGCACAGCCAGTGGATGCAGGGAGGTTGGAACCAAGAGTGGATGAGAGGGATGGATACTATGTGTTGAAAGAGAAGTTTAGACAAGGGATTAATCCTCAAGAGAAAGTGAAGATAAAGACAGAGCCAATGAAGCTTTTCATGGAAAATGGGATTGAGGAGCTAGCTAAGTTGTCGATGGATGAGATTGACAAAGAGAAGAGCAGTaaagatgatattgatgttagaCTCAAGTGGCTTGGTCTCCTTCACAGAAGGAAGCATTGACGTAAGCATTAACTTGTCAAGTTTCAGTAGATtctttaaaagtatatttgatTTAACTGTCTATAATCCATTTTGTATCTAAATGCTTTGAAGATTACTAGATCAGTTCCTTGctgtaaattgtttttaatgatcGGATGGTAGATTTATGATCAGATTGAAGTTACCAAATGGGGTAACAACAAGTGCACAAACAAGATACCTGGCGAGTGTGATAAGGAAATATGGGAAAGATGGTTGGGCAGATGTGACAACTAGAAAAACTGGCAAATCCGTGGTGTGTGTTGCCTGATGTGCCAGAAATACTAAAGAGTCTTGCAGAAGTTGGTTTGACATGTCTGCAGAGTGGCATGGACAACGTTAGAAACCCTGTGGGGAATCCTCTTGCTGGGATTGATCCAGATGAGATTGTTGATACCGGGCCTTATACCAACTTGCTGTCTCAATTTATCACTTCCAATTCTCGTGGCAATCCTGCTTTCACTAACTCGGAAGTTTCCTCACTTCTATATTAATGTGATAAATGCGGAGTTATTTTCAGTGACCTTAACCCCTCTCTCTGTCTTTCTAGGCCAAGGAAGTGGAATGTATGTGTTGTGGGTTCTCATGATCTTTACGAGCATCCTCACATCAATGATCTTGCTTACGTGCCTCCTTTGAAGGACTTGCGGTTTGGATTCAATTTTCTTGTGGGTGGGCTCTTTAGTCCCAAGCGACGTGCTGAGGCAGTTCCTCTTGATGCCTGGGTCTCAGCTGATGATGTCCTCCCAGTTTGCAGTCCCAATTTGCAGAGCAGTTTTAGAGGCCTACATAGATCTTGGCTTCAGAGGGAACAGGCAAAAAACAAGAATGATGTGGTGGTTGATTGACAAGCTTGTGAGTCATCGTTCATCTTTTGACACGTCATTTGTTCCCCTTATCTTCACTTAGTATTTCCCTCAACGAACGAATTCTGTATAAATGCAGGGCATTGAAGGATTCAGATCAGAAGTAGTGAAAAGAATGCTCCATCAATGGCTGGAGAATCTTCTGAAGATTTGATTCAAAAGCAATGGGAAAGGAGGGGTTATTTCGGTGTCCATTCACAGAAGCAAGAGGGTTTTAGGCTTTTAGCTACGTAGGTCTTCACATTCCTGTTGGTCGTGTCCAAGCAGATGACATGGATGGGCTAGCTCATCTAGCTGACATTTATGGCCCCGGCGAACTCAGACTCACTGCAGAGCAgaacatcataatttccaataTCGAGAACTCAAAGATTGAAGCCTTACTTAAAGATCTTCTATTGAAAGACAGTTTCTCACCCGAACGACCTCTTCTCATGAAAGTGTTGGTAAGCATGCACTGGCAACCAGTTTTGCGGGCAAGCAATAATTGAAACAAAGGCCAGGGCCTTGGAGGTAACCGAGGAGGTGCAGAGGTTAGTGTCAGTGCCTCGATCAGTGAGAATGCATTGGACAGGCTGTCCTAATACCTGTGGGCAGGTGCAAGTTGCCGGTTTTGGGTTCCTGGGCTGCATGGCAAGAGATGAAAATGGGAAAGTTTGTGAAGGAGCAGATGTGTATGTAGGAGCAAGAGTTGGGAGTGACTCGCTTTTAGGAGAGCTTTATAAGAAAAGTGTTCCCTGCAAGGACTTGGTGCCTTTGGTTGTGGACATTTTAGTTAAACATTTTGGAGGTGTACCTAGGGAGAGGGAAGACGTGGAGGATTAGTTCATAAAGTAAATATGTCCACTCTTGTTTCTTTGCAAACTTGGAGGGGATGAAATTCAAGCTTTTGAAACGGAAATGATCTCATAGGACCATGAAGACTGATAGAGGTCTAAGAAATGAATAGGGAAGGGTGTTGTGTTCTAGAGCTTCTACGAGCATAATTTCTAACAACTTCGGCTTCACTTGGTGGGTTTTGTTTGAGGGTTAAAGGCCAGGTCAGGGCTTATGTATGGAAATAAAAGTTAGCATAGTTGTAAAGACGCAAAACTTCAAGCACTCAAGAgactgaaaacataaaaattgaaaagatgTTTGTACGACTCCCACAGAACTCTTTGATATTTTGTGATTATTATCTAATATGTATTTCGGGATGGTAacagttatttaatttttaaataattttttgtgttaaaatatatataaatattttttttattttttaaaaattatttttaacatcaacacatcaaaacgatccaaaacatataatttatattagattttaataataaaaaattaatttttttgaaaatata includes:
- the LOC133680000 gene encoding glycoprotein 3-alpha-L-fucosyltransferase A isoform X2, whose amino-acid sequence is MGVLTNLRGSRAATASQEGLPVSDGSPSNSTQVSIFKMKWSNFLPIFVALVVIAEIAFLGRLDMGKNADLVDSWADSFFYRSTISADMVESDDFGLETVNMDNSNGTSESDSCEEWLEKEDAVVYSRDFNKDPVLVAGAEKEWNTCGVECQFGFNPSKKPDAGFGLPQQGGTASVLRSMESASYYAENNIAHARRGYDVVMTTSLSSDVPVGYFSWAEYDIMAPVQPKTEKALAAAFISNCGARNFRLQALDGLERSNINIDSYGNCHRNHDGRVDKVKTLKRYKFSLAFENSNEEDYVTEKFFQSLVAGTIPVVVGAPNIQDFAPAPNSILHIKELEDVDSIAKTMKYLGENPDAYNQSLRWKYEGPSDSFKALVDMAAVHSSCRLCIHLATMIREKEENSPGFKRRPCRCTKDLETVYHLYVRERGRFQMESIFLRSGNLTVKALEAAVLKKFKSLKHVPIWKQERPESIRGGDDFKVYRVYPVGMTQRQALYSYKFNTDNDFKNHLEVNPCAKFEVIFV
- the LOC133680000 gene encoding glycoprotein 3-alpha-L-fucosyltransferase A isoform X1 translates to MGVLTNLRGSRAATASQEGLPVSDGSPSNSTQVSIFKMKWSNFLPIFVALVVIAEIAFLGRLDMGKNADLVDSWADSFFYRSTISADMVESDDFGLETVNMDNSNGTSESDSCEEWLEKEDAVVYSRDFNKDPVLVAGAEKEWNTCGVECQFGFNPSKKPDAGFGLPQQGGTASVLRSMESASYYAENNIAHARRRGYDVVMTTSLSSDVPVGYFSWAEYDIMAPVQPKTEKALAAAFISNCGARNFRLQALDGLERSNINIDSYGNCHRNHDGRVDKVKTLKRYKFSLAFENSNEEDYVTEKFFQSLVAGTIPVVVGAPNIQDFAPAPNSILHIKELEDVDSIAKTMKYLGENPDAYNQSLRWKYEGPSDSFKALVDMAAVHSSCRLCIHLATMIREKEENSPGFKRRPCRCTKDLETVYHLYVRERGRFQMESIFLRSGNLTVKALEAAVLKKFKSLKHVPIWKQERPESIRGGDDFKVYRVYPVGMTQRQALYSYKFNTDNDFKNHLEVNPCAKFEVIFV